A stretch of the Aegilops tauschii subsp. strangulata cultivar AL8/78 chromosome 4, Aet v6.0, whole genome shotgun sequence genome encodes the following:
- the LOC109785364 gene encoding subtilisin-like protease SBT1.7, translating into MLMRLLLVVALAVAAAAAEQRATYIVHMAKSAMPAEYADHGEWYGASLRSVSTGRAAAAKMLYSYDTVLHGFSARLTEQEASDMAGMDGVLAVNPETRYELHTTRTPEFLGLAGSEGLFPQSGTGGDVVVGVLDTGVWPESKSYNDAGLGEVPSSWKGTCMAGADFNSSACNRKLVGARFFNRGYEAAMGPMDTSRESRSPRDDDGHGTHTSSTAAGAAVADADLFGFASGTARGMAPKARVAVYKVCWLGGCFSSDILAGMDAAVADGCGVLSLSLGGGSADYARDSVAIGAFAAMEQNVLVSCSAGNAGPGSATLSNVAPWITTVGAGTLDRDFPAYVQLGNGKNYTGVSLYAGKAPPSTPTTLIYAGNASNSTSGNLCMPGTLSPEKVQGKIVVCDRGISARVQKGFVVRDAGGAGMVLANTAANGQELVADAHLLPAAGVGEKEGAAIKSYIASESKPTATIVVAGTQVDVRPSPLVAAFSSRGPNMITPEILKPDIIGPGVNILAAWTGKAGPTGLAADTRRVNFNIISGTSMSCPHVSGLAALLRSAHPEWSPAAIRSALMTTAYSTYTGGAGAPILDAATGAAATPFDYGAGHVDPTRAVEPGLVYDLGTSDYVDFLCALKYTPNMIAALARSKTYGCAANKTYAVSNLNYPSFSVAYSTANGEAGDSSATTVTHTRTLTNVGAAGTYKVDASVSMSGVTVDVKPTELEFTAAGEKKSYTVSFTAAKSQPSGTAGFGRLVWSDGKHSVASPIAITWT; encoded by the coding sequence ATGCTGATGAGGCTGCTGCTGGTGGTGGCTCTcgccgtggcggcggcggcggcggagcagcgCGCCACGTACATAGTTCACATGGCCAAGTCTGCCATGCCGGCCGAGTACGCCGACCACGGCGAGTGGTACGGCGCCTCCCTCCGCTCGGTGTCCACCGGTCGCGCCGCCGCTGCCAAGATGCTTTACTCCTACGACACCGTCCTGCACGGCTTCTCAGCGCGGCTCACGGAGCAGGAGGCCAGCGACATGGCGGGCATGGACGGCGTCCTGGCCGTGAACCCCGAGACGCGGTACGAGCTGCACACCACGCGGACGCCTGAGTTCTTGGGGCTCGCCGGGAGCGAGGGCCTGTTCCCGCAGTCTGGCACGGGCGGCGACGTCGTCGTCGGGGTGCTCGACACCGGCGTCTGGCCTGAGAGCAAGAGCTACAACGACGCGGGCCTCGGCGAGGTGCCGTCGTCGTGGAAGGGCACGTGCATGGCCGGCGCGGACTTCAACTCCTCGGCCTGCAACCGGAAGCTCGTCGGGGCGCGGTTCTTCAACCGGGGCTACGAGGCGGCCATGGGGCCCATGGACACGAGCAGGGAGTCGCGCTCCCCGCGCGACGACGACGGGCACGGGACGCACACGTCGTCCACCGCTGCCGGCGCAGCTGTCGCCGACGCTGACCTGTTCGGGTTCGCGTCTGGCACGGCGCGCGGCATGGCGCCCAAGGCGCGCGTGGCCGTGTACAAGGTGTGCTGGCTCGGCGGCTGCTTCAGCTCCGACATCCTCGCCGGCAtggacgccgccgtcgccgacggcTGCGGCGTGCTCTCGCTCTCGCTCGGCGGTGGCTCCGCCGACTACGCGCGCGACAGCGTTGCCATCGGCGCCTTCGCCGCGATGGAGCAGAACGTCCTGGTGTCCTGCTCTGCCGGGAACGCCGGGCCCGGGAGCGCCACACTCTCCAACGTGGCGCCCTGGATCACCACCGTGGGCGCGGGCACCCTCGACCGCGACTTCCCGGCGTACGTTCAACTCGGGAACGGCAAGAACTACACCGGCGTGTCCCTCTACGCTGGGAAGGCCCCGCCGTCCACCCCGACCACCCTCATCTACGCGGGCAACGCCTCCAACTCCACCAGCGGAAACCTCTGCATGCCAGGGACCCTCTCGCCGGAGAAGGTGCAAGGGAAGATCGTGGTCTGCGACCGCGGCATCAGCGCGCGCGTCCAGAAAGGCTTCGTGGTGCGCGACGCTGGAGGTGCCGGCATGGTGCTCGCCAACACCGCAGCCAATGGGCAGGAGCTCGTCGCCGATGCCcacctcctccccgcggccggcgtgggtgaaaaagaagGCGCCGCGATAAAGTCTTACATAGCATCCGAGTCCAAGCCGACGGCAACGATTGTGGTCGCCGGGACACAGGTGGACGTGCGCCCCTCACCGTTGGTGGCTGCGTTCTCGTCGCGCGGGCCAAACATGATCACGCCGGAGATCCTAAAGCCGGACATCATCGGGCCGGGGGTCAACATCCTGGCGGCGTGGACCGGCAAGGCGGGGCCGACGGGTCTCGCCGCCGACACGCGCCGCGTCAACTTCAACATCATCTCCGGCACGTCCATGTCGTGCCCGCACGTGAGCGGCCTCGCGGCGCTGCTCAGGAGCGCGCACCCGGAGTGGAGCCCCGCCGCCATACGCTCGGCGCTCATGACGACCGCCTACTCCACGTACACCGGCGGCGCCGGGGCGCCCATCCTCGACGCGGCGACCGGCGCGGCCGCCACGCCGTTCGACTACGGCGCCGGGCACGTGGACCCGACCCGCGCGGTGGAGCCGGGGCTGGTGTACGACCTCGGCACCAGCGACTACGTGGACTTCCTGTGCGCGCTCAAGTACACGCCCAACATGATCGCCGCGCTGGCGCGGAGCAAGACCTACGGGTGCGCCGCGAACAAGACCTACGCCGTCTCCAACCTCAACTACCCGTCCTTCTCCGTGGCCTACTCCACGGCGAACGGCGAGGCCGGGGACTCCAGCGCCACCACGGTGACGCACACGCGCACGCTCACCAACGTGGGCGCGGCGGGCACGTACAAGGTGGACGCCTCGGTGTCCATGTCCGGCGTGACCGTCGACGTGAAGCCGACGGAGCTGGAGTTCACGGCGGCCGGCGAGAAGAAGAGCTACACGGTGAGCTTCACGGCGGCCAAGTCGCAGCCGTCGGGCACCGCCGGCTTCGGCCGGCTCGTGTGGTCGGACGGTAAGCACAGCGTGGCGAGTCCGATAGCGATAACGTGGACATGA